One genomic window of Corynebacterium diphtheriae includes the following:
- a CDS encoding sugar-binding transcriptional regulator, translated as MIDARDCLALDAAKLYYVTGLGQAQVAKELGISRPTVSKLLSHARDKGFVTISLNDPREVAGGYVEKLCARYGLADVRVVQSPAMGRGLTGELGNAGAALLEEVVKDGMTVGVSWGDTMLAVSEHLRTLPLVDVKVVQLKGGHSHTARNTNDMVTLTRFSRALNAEMMMLPLPVILDSKEAKELVVKDRHIASMLNLGAHCDVAVFTVGAVKPESLLLNLGYLSPGEQARLMEHAVGDVCSRFYDAQGEVADPDIDARTVGISLADLKKRPVRVLVAGGLEKAPAIEAALRTGVATHVVIDHATAQRVVEMA; from the coding sequence ATGATTGACGCCCGCGATTGCCTAGCACTTGATGCTGCCAAACTTTATTACGTAACAGGTTTGGGTCAGGCACAGGTCGCTAAGGAGCTGGGGATTTCTCGTCCTACAGTATCCAAGCTGCTATCGCATGCTCGTGATAAAGGATTTGTCACCATCTCCCTGAATGACCCTCGCGAGGTTGCAGGTGGGTACGTCGAAAAGCTTTGTGCTCGCTATGGGCTTGCCGATGTCCGCGTCGTACAATCCCCTGCAATGGGGCGGGGGCTGACTGGCGAGCTGGGTAATGCCGGTGCAGCGCTGCTGGAAGAGGTTGTAAAGGACGGTATGACGGTGGGTGTGTCGTGGGGTGACACGATGCTGGCCGTTTCTGAGCATCTGCGTACCTTGCCCTTGGTGGATGTAAAGGTGGTGCAACTTAAAGGCGGGCACTCGCATACTGCACGCAACACTAACGACATGGTGACGCTGACGCGCTTCTCGCGAGCTCTGAATGCGGAAATGATGATGTTGCCGCTGCCTGTCATTCTTGATAGCAAAGAAGCTAAAGAGCTGGTAGTAAAAGATCGACATATTGCGTCCATGCTGAACTTGGGGGCGCATTGTGACGTTGCTGTGTTTACAGTCGGCGCGGTAAAGCCGGAAAGTTTGCTGCTTAACTTGGGGTATTTGTCGCCTGGCGAGCAGGCTCGCTTGATGGAGCATGCGGTGGGTGATGTGTGCTCGCGCTTTTATGATGCTCAAGGCGAGGTTGCGGACCCTGATATTGATGCTCGCACAGTGGGAATATCGCTGGCAGATTTGAAGAAGCGGCCTGTACGGGTGCTGGTAGCGGGCGGTTTGGAGAAGGCGCCGGCGATTGAAGCTGCCTTGCGTACCGGTGTGGCGACCCATGTGGTGATTGATCATGCTACGGCGCAGCGCGTGGTAGAGATGGCGTAG